In the genome of Achromobacter sp. MFA1 R4, the window CGCAAGCTGCGCTGACCGTTGGCGCCCCCGCGCCGGACTTCAACGCGCCCGCCTCGCTGGGCGGCAACGAATTCACGTTCAAGCTGAAAGAAGCGCTCAAGCAGGGGCCGGTGGTGCTGTATTTCTTTCCGGCGGCCTTCACGCAAGGCTGCACCATCGAAGCGCACAACTTCGCCGAGGCCACGGACGAATACAAAACGCTGGGCGCCACCGTCCTCGGCGTCTCGACCGACGATATCGCCACGCTCAAGAAGTTTTCCGTCAGCGAGTGCCGCAACAAATTTGCCGTCGCCGCGGACAGCGACGGCAAGATCATGAAGGCGTACGACGCCGTGCACGACAGGCGTCCGGAGTATGCGCAGCGCGTGTCTTATGTGATCTCGCCCGAGGGCAAGATCCTGTATGAATACACGGACATGAGCCCCGAGCAGCACGTCGCCAACACCATGCGGGCATTGCGCGACTGGAAGGCTGGACAGTGAAGCACTAGGCGGCCCATCGCGGGCCGCCCCGCCCGGCCGTCAATTGAACGGCCAGACCGTCGGATGCGTGCCCGGAGGACTGGACGGGCGCGTCCATTGCGCCGGCGTTTCCGAAAAGCGCGCGGCGTGCCGCATGGCGACCAGTTCGCCAAATCCCGACGGCACGGTTTCCATCAGGCCGTCAAAGCCAGGCATCGCACAGCCCAGCCCGCCCTCCACGCGCCCCATACCCCGCAGCCAGTGCGCAGTCTGGGCGAGCGACACACGCACATGCCAGCTCCCGCCCTCGGTCGCCTGCCGCGCCAGCGCCACCTGCGCACCGAACGCCATGAGATAGCCCGAGGCGTGGTCCAGGATCTGCATCGGCATTGGCTTGGGGGCTTCCTGGCCCGCCGCCTGCGCTTCCGCGTGGTTAAACCCCGTGGCCGTCTGCACCAGCGAGTCGAAGCCCCGGCGGTTGGCCCAGGGTCCGGTCGTGCCGTAGGCGGTCAGCGACACGTACACAATGCCGGGGCGGATGCGCGCCGCATCCTGCGGTCCGAAGCCCAGCGCGGACATGCCGCCGGGGCGGTAACCTTGCACGAAAACGTGCGCGCTGCGCAGCAGGTTGCCAAGCGCGATGCGGCCGTCGGCCGTGTCCAGGTCGGCCAGCACCGACAATTTGCCGCGGCTGGTGTCGATGATGTTATCGATATTGGGAAGCTGCGGGCTGTTGACCAGCATGACGTCGGCGCCGTAGGCCGCCAGCGCGCGGCCGCAGACGGGGCCGGCGATGATGCGCGTCAGGTCCAGCACGCGGATGTCCGTGAGCGGACGGGCGTCGTGCGCGTATTTGGGCAAAGGGCGAGGATCAGCCTCGCCGATGCGTTCGATGGTCAGCAGCGGCTGCGCGGCCACGGCCTGGCCTTGGGGATGGCGGTCCCATTCCTCGAAAGAGCGCATCGCCGACACCACCATGCCGGCATCAGCGGCCACCTGTTCGAAGTCCAGCGCCTTCCAGCGGCTCAGCGCGCGCTCCACGGCCTCGCGCGTGGCCCCGTCGCCGGTCGGGCAGCCCAGCAGCGCCAGCGCCCCGTCGCGGTGATGCGCGAAATTGGCATGGATCCGCACCCAGCCCCCATCGCCGCAGCGATAGACGCCGGTGATGGGATCCCAGATATCGGGGGTGACGCCGTTGATCGTGAAGTGGCTGCGGCATTCCTGCGCGGCGTGCAGCATGTCCACGCTGACCTGCTGCCGGGCCCCGCCACGCAGGTGGCGGACCTCTGCGGCGGCCAGCGCGGCGGCCGCCATGCTGGCCTGCGCCGCCGTGCCCACGGCAAAAGAGGAAGGAAGGACGGGGTCGGCGCCCGTCAGAACCACGTGCTCCAGCGATTCGTCCGGCAAGTCGACCGAACGCCAGAGTTTCTGCAAGACATCCCGGGACGTCGTGCCGGCGGGGGTGCGTCCCTTCAGAAAGGACGGGCGGAGGTCCATCAGATTTCCCATAGCGTTTGTCTGCTTTAGTCGTTTTCTGCCATTACATGGCGGGGTCCCCCCCGCGTCAATACGCGCCGCGCGCCAGCGTGTTTCATGGTTTGACGGCAGCGTCCCGGCCCGCCGGCGCCCGAGCGCCCGCTCGCCTCTCCCCCCGTCCATGACGCGGCCCCGCGCGGTGCACTGCAGCACCCGTCACATCTCCTCGTAGTTTTTACATCGTCTTCCAGACGCCGGCCAGCCGGCCCGCCCCGCGGCTCGGATAGAATCGCAGCCTCTGCGGCCCGCCTGGCGAGCCCCCTGCCCCTGGAAACCCCATGAATACGCTGCTATGGCTGCGCACCGACCTGCGCATGCACGACAACGCCGCGCTGGCCGCGGCCGCCGAGGCCGGCACGGTCACCGCGCTTTTCCTGGCCGCGCCGGGCCAATGGCGCCAGCATGGCGACGCGCCGGCGAAGGTGGACTTCTGGCTGCGCAACCTGCGCGAGCTCTCCAAAGATTTGGCGCAGGCCGGCATCCCCCTGCGACTGCTGACCGTGGACGATTGGCGCGCCGCGCCCCGGGCCATAGCCCGGTTCTGCCAGGAACACGCCATCGAGCAGGTCCACGCCAACGCCGAATGGGCGATCAACGAACGCCGCCGCGACGAGGCGGTCGGCGCCGCGCTGGAAGAGATCGGCGTCGAATGGACCTTGCACCACGGCGCAACGCTGCTGCGCCCCGGCACTGTCCTCACCGGCAAGGGCGACTGCTATCGGGTCTACACCCCGTATGCGCGCGCCTGCCGCGAACGCCTGCGCAGCGCGCCGATACGCCCCATTCCGGCCCCGCGCGCCCAGACGCCGCCCCGCTGGAAGGCCGATCCGCTGCCGGACGCGTTTGACGGTTTCGAGCCCCCCGGCGATGCCGTGCGCGCACTCTGGCCCGCCGGCGAATCCGCCGCCGGCGACCGGCTTGCCGCGTTCACCGACGACGCGATCTACGCCTACAAGGACGAACGGGATTTTCCGTCGCTGCCCGCGACGAGCTGCCTGTCGCCCTACCTGGCCGCCGGCGTGCTGTCGCCCGGCCAGGCGCTGCGCGCCGCGCTGGCCGCCAACCAGGGCGAAATCGACAGCGGCAAGGCGGGCGCCGCCACCTGGATCAACGAGCTGCTGTGGCGCGAGTTCTACCAGCACCTGCTGGCCGCCTATCCGTCCTTGTCCATGCACCAGCCCATGAAGCCGGAAACGGCCGCCGTGCCCTGGCGCGACGCGCCCGATGACCTGGCCGCCTGGCAGCAGGGCAAGACCGGCATCCCGATCGTGGACGCGGCCATGCGCCAGTTGCTGGCGCTGGGCTGGATGCACAACCGGCTGCGCATGGTGACGGCCATGTTCCTGTCCAAGAACCTGCTCATCGACTGGCGCCTCGGCGAGGCCTGGTTCATGGCGCATCTGGTGGACGGCGAACTGGCGGCCAACAACGGCGGCTGGCAATGGAGCGCCTCCACGGGCGCCGACGCCGTGCCCTACTTCCGCGTCTTCAATCCCCTGACGCAATCGCGCAGGTTCGATCCGCGCGGCGTCTTCCTGCGCGAGTGGCTGCCGGAGCTGGCCCACCTGGACGACAAGTCGATCCACGATCCCAATCCGATGGAACGCGCGGCCGCCGGCTATCCGGAACCGATCGTCGACCTGGCGCAGAGCCGCCTGCGCGCGCTGGAAGCCTTCGGCAACCTGCCTGCCGCATAAGGCGCGGGACGGCGCGCGACGTCCCGGCGGCTTGACCTACGTCAACGCCGCCCCCGCGCCGGTCCCTGATGATGCCCACGGCCATCACAGGACGAACGACGCATGCGCAACAACCAGCCGGTACACGACACGGAATATCTCCTGCGCGACGATCATTTCCTGATCTCCCGCACCGATTCCCAAGGCCGGATCATCTACGCAAACCCGGCGTTCATCGAGGTCAGCGGGTTCTCGCGCGAGGAGCTGGTCGGCGCGGCGCACAACATCGTGCGCCATCCCGACATGCCGCAGGCGGCCTTCGAGGACCTTTGGCGCACGCTCGGGCGCGGCGAGCCGTGGACGGGCATGGTCAAGAACCGGCGCAAGGACGGGGGATTCTATTGGGTACTGGCCAACGTCACGCCCATCACGGAACGGGGCGTGACGGTCTGCTATGCGTCGGTGCGCGTCAAGCCGTCGCGGGCGCAGGTGCAGGCCGCCGAACAGGCCTATGCGCGGTTGCGCCAGGGCGCGGCCCGCAGCGTCCGGCTGCGAGGCGGACAGGTCCAGCCCACGGGCGTGCGCGCCGCGCTGGCTCGCTGGCGGCCGGAGGGCGTGCGGGCCCGCCTGCTGGCCTGGGCGGCGTTGGCCGCGTCGCTGCTCCTTGGCACCGCCGGCGCGGCGGTGTACGGCATGCGCGACACCCTGACCGCGCAATCGCTGGCCATCGCCACGGCGCTGATCGCGGCGGGCGTCGCCGTGATCCTTGCATCGGGCTGGCATCTGGCGCGATCCATCACCCATCAACTGGCCCACGCCGCCGACTTCACGCGCCAGATCGCGGCTGGCAATCTCAGCACGGCATTGCCGGGCGGCGCGGCCCAGGATGACATCGGCGAATTGGCGTTCTCGCTGGAAATCATGCGCAAAAGCCTCGTCAGCATGGCCCTGGACGTGCATGCCGGCATCGACCACACCTTTAGCGGCGCCCGCGACGCCGCGGACGGCGATGCCAGCCCGTCGGGCCGCAGCGCCGGCCCGGCCGGGCAAGCCCAGCGCGCGCAAGGCGCGCAGTTGAGGCAAGCCATCGACGTGTTCCGCATCGCGGCCCGGCCGCCGCGCGACCTGCCGGTCCCACCGCGCCGCGGCCCTGAAAAGCCCTAGCATGCCGCGCCCCCGCTCCCGCGGGACGCGCCCGGCGCGCGGCCGATCACGCGGCCGATCACGCGCCGGCGGCCGCCTCCTTGTCCAGGCGCTTGATGAACACCTGCAACTCCTTGACCACCTGCTGGTCGCCCCGGGCCTGGGCCGCCTGCAGCCCGGATTCCCAGGCGGCGCGCGCGCCCGACTTGTCGCCCAGCCCCAAACACGCCTTGCCCAGCCACTTCCAGGCCACGGAGTACGTGGGGTCGAACGCCAGCGCCGCGCGCAGATGGACCTCGGCCTTTCCAAACGCGCCCTGCTCCGCGTAGGCCTTGCCCAGCGAAAAGCGCAATAGCATGTTGTCCGTGCCCTTGCCCAGCATCGCCTCCAGGCGCTCGGTCATTCCTTCCATCGTTGGCTCCTTTCAATTCGGGCGGGATCGGCGATAACGCATCATAGGACCGGCGTGGCGGATCCGCGCGAAAGCCCCCACGCCCTGCCCCGGCGCTACACTCGCAAGTCTGCCCCACGCCGGCGCGCCCCGCGCCCGCGCGCCCGACTCCAGGAGCCCGCATGAGCACGATCCATGATTTCTCGCCCCGCGCCATCGACGGCACGGAACAGTCCCTAGGCACCTACCGCGGCCGCGTGCTGCTGGTGGTGAACGTCGCGTCCAAATGCGGATTCACGCCGCAGTACGCGGGCCTGGAGGCGCTGTACCGCGAATTCCACGACGACGGGCTGACCGTGCTGGGCTTTCCGTGCGACCAGTTCGGCCACCAGGAACCCGGCGACGAGGCCGAGATCCGCAACTTCTGCAGCACCCAGTACGACGTCACGTTCCCGATGTTCGCCAAGATCAACGTCAACGGCCCCGATGCCCACCCGCTCTACCAATGGCTCAAGGGCGAAAAGCCCGGCGTCTTCGGCACTGAAGGCATCAAATGGAACTTCACCAAGTTCCTGGTCGGCCGCGACGGGCGCGTCATCAAGCGCTACGCGCCCACCGACACGCCCGCCAGCCTGCGCGACGACATTGCCAAGGCGCTGTCCGCGCCCGTCTAACGCAGCGGCGGCAGCCGCCGGCGCACGGTGTGCGCCTTGACGATGGCAGTATTGGTCTCGGCGTACTCGGTGACGCGTTCGAGAATGCCGTCCAGGTGCGAAATCGACCTGAGCACCATGCGGGCGATGAAGCAATCGTCGCCCGTCACCTTGTCGCATTCCACGAATTCCGGGATCTCCTGGATCAGGCCCTCCACGTGGCGCAACTGCCCGGGCAAGGGCCGGATGCGCACGATGGCCTCCAGCGCATACCCCAGCGCGACCGGATCCACGTCCAGCGTGTAGGCGCGGATTACCCCCGACTCTTCCAGCCGCCGCATGCGATCCGAGACGCTCGGCGCGGACATGCCGACCTGCCGCGCCAGGTCGGCCGTGGTGGTGCGGGCGTTGGCCGACAGCATCTCCACCAGGCGGCGGTCGATGCCGTCCAATACCGGACTTTCATTCTTTAGGTCGTTGTTCATAAATTCCACCCAAAAGAAGGCTGAATAACGAAAGTGCCACGACAACATCATATAAGCAGAAAGAACCGCCTGGGATAATTTCTCCATCGCATTGACGGCCGCACGGCCTTCGGAGAACCATCATGATCCCCTCGACCGAACGCGCCGGCCTGGCGCAGATGGCGGCAGCCATGACCCTGTCGGGCACCCTGGGCGTTTTCGTCCTGGAGTCCGGACAAAGCGCCTGGAACGTCGTCTTCTTCCGCTGTGTGTTCGGCGCGCTGTCGCTGCTGCTGTACTGCTGGGCGCGCGGCCTGCTCAAGCCCGGCCTGTTCACCCCGAAAACCCTGGCCCTGGCGCTGGTCGCGGGCGCGGCCCTGGTCCTGAACTGGGTGCTGCTGTTTTCGGCCTATCGCCTGGCCTCCATCTCGCTGGCCACCGCGGTCTACAACGTGCAGCCGTTCTTCCTGATCGGCTTGGGCGTGCTGTTCCTGGGCGAACGTCCCTCGCGCGGGAAGGTCGCGTGGTCCCTCGTGGCGTTCGCCGGATTGCTGCTGGTGCTGCGCCTGGGCAGTCCCGGCGCGGCGGGCGGCGGCGCCTATCTGTCCGGGCTCATGCTGGGACTGGGAGCGGCCGCGCTCTACGCCGTGACCGCCATCATCGTAAAGCGCCTGAAGGGCATTGCGCCCCAAGTGCTGGCGCTGGTGCAGGTCACGCTGGGCGCCGTGATGCTGCTGCCCATGGCCGACTTCAACGCTTTGCCTGCCCAGCCCGCGCAATGGGGCTGCCTGGTGGCGCTGGGGCTGATCCACACCTGCCTCATGTACATCCTGATGTACTCGGCCATCCAGAAGCTGCCCACCACGTCCACCGCCGCGCTCAGCTTCATCTATCCCGCGGTCGCCATCCTGCTGGACTTCATGGTCTACGGCCACCGGATGGACGCGTTGCAGGTGGCGGGCGTGGCGCTGATCTTCCTGGCCGCCGCGGCCGTCAGCCTGAACTGGAACTGGCGCCTGCCGCGCAGCCCGCGGCCTGGCGCGGTGTAAGGACCCGGACGGGCGCGATGGGCGCAGCGGCGCTGGCGCCCGCGGGCAAACCCGCACCCGATTTCCGGTTATTCAGGCGCGCGTCCGGTCCGCGCCGCTATCATGGCCCTTCCGTCCACGGGCTCCGGTCCGTGGCGCCATGACGAACAGGACCCCTCATGATCGATCTCTACTACTGGACGACCCCCAACGGACACAAGATCACGCTGTTCCTCGAAGAAGCCGGCCTGCCCTACCAGATCCACCCGGTGAACATCGGCCGCGGCGAGCAGTTCAAGCCCGAGTTCCTGGCCATCGCCCCCAACAACCGCATTCCCGCCATCGTGGACCAGGCGCCCGCAGACGGCGGCGAGCCGATTTCGCTGTTCGAATCGGGCGCGATCCTGCTGTATCTGGCCGAGAAGACCGGCAAGTTCCTGCCCGCCGACGTGCGCGGCCGCGCCGAGGTCTCGCAATGGCTGTTCTGGCAGATGGGCGGTCTGGGCCCCATGGCCGGCCAGAACCATCACTTTTCGGCCTACGCGCAAGAGCGCATCCCCTACGCCATCGACCGCTACGTCAAGGAAACCAACCGGCTCTACGGCGTGCTGAACAAGCGTCTGGCCGACCGTGAATTCGTCGCGGGCGATTATTCCATCGCGGACATGGCGGCCTATCCGTGGATCGTGCCGCACGCCAGGCAGGGCCAGGACCTGAACGACTTTCCGCACCTGAAACGCTGGTTCGACGCCATCCGCGCGCGTCCGGCCACGCAGCGCGCCTACGCGCTGGCCGAGACGATCAACACCACCCCGTCCGTCAGCGACGAGGAATCGCGCCGCATCCTGTTCGGCCAGACCGCCCAGCAAGTGGCCCGCTGAAAGGAAGCCGCCATGACCGAACCGCACCGGACCTTTCGCCGCGCGTGCGCGGCGGATCTGCCCGCCATCGTGGCGATGCTGGCCGACGACGCGCTAGGCGCCGCCCGCGAGGACACGTCCGTCCCGCTGAACCCGCGCTACAGTGCCGCATTCGAGGCGATCCAGCAGGATCCCAACCAGTTCCTGGCGGTCGTGGAGCAGGATGCTGAACTGGTGGGCTGTTTGCAGTTATCGTTCATACCCGGCCTGTCGCGGCTGGGCCTGTGGCGCGGCCAGATCGAAAGCGTGCGCATCGCGTCGTCCTACCGCGGCGCGGGCCTGGGCCGCGCCATGTTCGAGTGGGCCATCGACCAATGCCGCCGCCAGGGCTGCGGCCTGGTCCAGCTCACCACCGACCGCGCGCGTCCCGATGCGCGCCGGTTCTATGAAAGCCTGGGCTTCACCGCCAGCCACGACGGCATGAAGCTCAGCCTGTAACGTCTGATTCTGATTTGAATGGAGCGCCCTATGCCTTTGCATGGCGAATACAAAGTCCCCGGCGGCAAACTGGTCGTCGCCGACCTGGAAGTGCGCGACGGCCGTCTGGCCGACGTGCGTATCAGCGGCGACTTCTTCCTTGAACCGCCCGAAGCCCTGGAAGCGATCAACCGCGGCCTGAACGGCATGCCCGCCGACGCCGGCGAACTGGAACTGGCGGTGGCCGTGCAATCGGCCCTGCCGTCCAACGCAGAAATGTTCGGCTTCTCGGCCGAGGCCATCGCCGTGGTGCTGCGGAGGGCGCTTGCATGAGCCGCACCGACTGGAACGACTACGACTGGCAACTGATCCATGAAGGCCCGCAGCCGCCCGCGCTGCACATGGCGCTGGACGCGGTCATCACCGACGAAGTCGGCGCCGGCCAGCGGCCGCCCACGCTGCGCATCTGGGAGTGGTCCGCGCCCGCCGTCGTGATCGGCCGGTTCCAATCCCTGAAAAACGAAGTCGACCCCGATGGCGCGGCGCGCCACGGCATCGAGGTCGTGCGCCGCGTGAGCGGCGGCGGCGCGATGTTCATCGAGCCCGGCAACTCCATCACCTATTCGCTCAGCGCGCCCCAGGCGCTGGTCCACGGCATGAGCTTCCAGGAGTCGTATGCCTTCCTGGACGCGTGGGTGCTGACCGCGTTGCAGGGGCTGGGCATCAAGGCCTGGTACCAGCCGCTCAACGACATCGCCTCGGACATCGGCAAGATCGGCGGCGCCGCCCAGGCCCGCCGCGCGGGCGCCGTGCTCCACCATGTCACCATGTCCTACGACATCGACGCCGACAAGATGGTCGAGGTCTTGCGCATCGGACGCGAAAAGCTGTCCGACAAGGGCACGACCAGCGCCAAAAAGCGCGTCGATCCCCTGCGCACCCAGACCGGACTGGCGCGCGAGGTCATCATCGACCGCATGGTGGAAACTTTCGCGGGCCTGCATCGTCTGACTCCGGGACAGGTGGGCAGCGACACGCTGGCGCGCGCACAGGCGCAGGCGGACGAAAAGTTCTCCACCGCAGATTGGACGGGTGTGGTGCCCTGACGGCGCCCCGGTTTACGGAGGTATTCGAATGCGTCGCACATTCACGCCGCAAGGCGCGATAAGCGGTCTGATATTGGGCGCGGCCCTGCTGGCCCTGGCCGGCTGCGGCACCACGCCGCCCGCGGACATCACCCTGGCGTCGCCCGGCGCCCATTCCCAGGCCACCCAGGAAAAACTGGGCGACCTGTCCATCGAGCGCATCAAGTGGGCCGCCAGCAAGCCCGGCTGCGAAGGCGACTGCCCGCGCATCGAAATCGACAGCGTGGCGTTTCCCGGCATCCCGAAGCTGACCGCCCTGGTGGACCACGTGCTGGCCTACATGACCGGCACCGACGCGAACCGCCGCGGCCCCTACGACACGTTGTCGGAATACACGCAGTACTTCTGGTCCACCGCGCGCCCCCGCGACGCGACCTACTTCAAGGCCAGCGTGAAGGACACGGTAGGCGACATCGTCTCCATCGAACTGCACACCGAACAGTTCCTGACCGGCGCCGCCCATGGCATCCCGGCCACGCAGTACCTGAACTGGGAACGCAGCCGCGGCCGCGTGATGAGCCTGGACGAAGCCCTGATCCCGGGCCGCCGCGCCGAATATGTAGCCGCCCTGCAGCGCGCCCACGCGAAATGGCTGGCGGCGAACCCCGACGCCAAGCGCGACCCGGCGGCCTACAACAAGATGTGGCCCTTCCAGGAAAGCGACAACTTCGCGCTCACGCGCGACGGCATCGTGGTCAAGTACGACGCGTATTCCATTGCGCCGTATTCGCACGGCGAGCCTGAACTGGCGATTTCGTATCAGGACCTGCGGGGGATTTTGAAGCCGGAGCTGGTGCCGGCGTCCTGAGGCATGGGGTAAGTGCGACGGCGCAAAAAAGGAATCGCTCTTGCGAGCGATTCCTTTTTTGTCTCTCTCCGCCTCCTCGGCATTGCCCCCCGTGGGCGCAATACCGATTCAGTCCTTACGGATACAACCCGCGCACCTGGCGCGCCTGCAGGATGCGCGTGCAAGCCACGATGAACGCGGCAGTGCGCAGCGTCACCTTGTGCTCGCGCGACACCTGCGCCACCGACGCGTAAGCTTCGCGCATGAGGCGTTCGAGGCGCTGGTTGATTTCCTCTTCGCTCCAGAAGAAGCTGGAGAAATCCTGCACCCATTCAAAGTAGCTGACCGTCACGCCGCCGGCGTTGGCCAGCACGTCCGGCACGACATAGACGCCGTTCTCGGCCAGGATGTCGTCCGCTTCGGGGGTGGTCGGGCCGTTGGCGCCTTCGACCACGATCTTGGCGCGGACCTTGGCAGCGTTGTCGACCGTGATCTGGCTTTCCAGGGCCGCCGGGATCAGGAATTCGGTTTCCAGCGTCCAGAACTCGTTCTTGTCCAGCGCCTGGCCGCCCGAGAAACCGCCCACGCCGCCGGTCTGCGACACGTGCGACAGCAGCTTGTGCACGTCCAGGCCGGCCGGATTGTGCACGGTGCCGGTGTGATCCTGCGCGGCGATGACCTTGGCGCCGGCTTCATGGAACAGGCGGGCGGCGGTGCCGCCCACGTTGCCGAAGCCCTGCACGACGACGCGCGCGCCGGCGACGTCGATGTTCTGGTCGCGGGCGGCTTCGCACGCCACGACGAACACGCCGCGGCCGGTGGCTTCGACGCGGCCCAGGCTGCCGCCCAGCGCGATCGGCTTGCCGGTGACCACGCCGGTGGCGGTGGCGCCTTCGTTCATGGAGTACGTGTCCATCATCCAGGCCATGGTCTGGGCGTTGGTGTTCACGTCAGGCGCGGGGATGTCCT includes:
- a CDS encoding peroxiredoxin, whose amino-acid sequence is MKRLAPWFLVCGLLAGTSAQAALTVGAPAPDFNAPASLGGNEFTFKLKEALKQGPVVLYFFPAAFTQGCTIEAHNFAEATDEYKTLGATVLGVSTDDIATLKKFSVSECRNKFAVAADSDGKIMKAYDAVHDRRPEYAQRVSYVISPEGKILYEYTDMSPEQHVANTMRALRDWKAGQ
- a CDS encoding PAS domain-containing protein yields the protein MRNNQPVHDTEYLLRDDHFLISRTDSQGRIIYANPAFIEVSGFSREELVGAAHNIVRHPDMPQAAFEDLWRTLGRGEPWTGMVKNRRKDGGFYWVLANVTPITERGVTVCYASVRVKPSRAQVQAAEQAYARLRQGAARSVRLRGGQVQPTGVRAALARWRPEGVRARLLAWAALAASLLLGTAGAAVYGMRDTLTAQSLAIATALIAAGVAVILASGWHLARSITHQLAHAADFTRQIAAGNLSTALPGGAAQDDIGELAFSLEIMRKSLVSMALDVHAGIDHTFSGARDAADGDASPSGRSAGPAGQAQRAQGAQLRQAIDVFRIAARPPRDLPVPPRRGPEKP
- the phrB gene encoding deoxyribodipyrimidine photo-lyase; protein product: MNTLLWLRTDLRMHDNAALAAAAEAGTVTALFLAAPGQWRQHGDAPAKVDFWLRNLRELSKDLAQAGIPLRLLTVDDWRAAPRAIARFCQEHAIEQVHANAEWAINERRRDEAVGAALEEIGVEWTLHHGATLLRPGTVLTGKGDCYRVYTPYARACRERLRSAPIRPIPAPRAQTPPRWKADPLPDAFDGFEPPGDAVRALWPAGESAAGDRLAAFTDDAIYAYKDERDFPSLPATSCLSPYLAAGVLSPGQALRAALAANQGEIDSGKAGAATWINELLWREFYQHLLAAYPSLSMHQPMKPETAAVPWRDAPDDLAAWQQGKTGIPIVDAAMRQLLALGWMHNRLRMVTAMFLSKNLLIDWRLGEAWFMAHLVDGELAANNGGWQWSASTGADAVPYFRVFNPLTQSRRFDPRGVFLREWLPELAHLDDKSIHDPNPMERAAAGYPEPIVDLAQSRLRALEAFGNLPAA
- a CDS encoding GNAT family N-acetyltransferase → MTEPHRTFRRACAADLPAIVAMLADDALGAAREDTSVPLNPRYSAAFEAIQQDPNQFLAVVEQDAELVGCLQLSFIPGLSRLGLWRGQIESVRIASSYRGAGLGRAMFEWAIDQCRRQGCGLVQLTTDRARPDARRFYESLGFTASHDGMKLSL
- a CDS encoding glutathione binding-like protein — protein: MIDLYYWTTPNGHKITLFLEEAGLPYQIHPVNIGRGEQFKPEFLAIAPNNRIPAIVDQAPADGGEPISLFESGAILLYLAEKTGKFLPADVRGRAEVSQWLFWQMGGLGPMAGQNHHFSAYAQERIPYAIDRYVKETNRLYGVLNKRLADREFVAGDYSIADMAAYPWIVPHARQGQDLNDFPHLKRWFDAIRARPATQRAYALAETINTTPSVSDEESRRILFGQTAQQVAR
- a CDS encoding tetratricopeptide repeat protein; translated protein: MEGMTERLEAMLGKGTDNMLLRFSLGKAYAEQGAFGKAEVHLRAALAFDPTYSVAWKWLGKACLGLGDKSGARAAWESGLQAAQARGDQQVVKELQVFIKRLDKEAAAGA
- a CDS encoding glutathione peroxidase, yielding MSTIHDFSPRAIDGTEQSLGTYRGRVLLVVNVASKCGFTPQYAGLEALYREFHDDGLTVLGFPCDQFGHQEPGDEAEIRNFCSTQYDVTFPMFAKINVNGPDAHPLYQWLKGEKPGVFGTEGIKWNFTKFLVGRDGRVIKRYAPTDTPASLRDDIAKALSAPV
- a CDS encoding lipoate protein ligase C-terminal domain-containing protein, with amino-acid sequence MHGEYKVPGGKLVVADLEVRDGRLADVRISGDFFLEPPEALEAINRGLNGMPADAGELELAVAVQSALPSNAEMFGFSAEAIAVVLRRALA
- a CDS encoding biotin/lipoate A/B protein ligase family protein, whose translation is MSRTDWNDYDWQLIHEGPQPPALHMALDAVITDEVGAGQRPPTLRIWEWSAPAVVIGRFQSLKNEVDPDGAARHGIEVVRRVSGGGAMFIEPGNSITYSLSAPQALVHGMSFQESYAFLDAWVLTALQGLGIKAWYQPLNDIASDIGKIGGAAQARRAGAVLHHVTMSYDIDADKMVEVLRIGREKLSDKGTTSAKKRVDPLRTQTGLAREVIIDRMVETFAGLHRLTPGQVGSDTLARAQAQADEKFSTADWTGVVP
- a CDS encoding RsiV family protein translates to MRRTFTPQGAISGLILGAALLALAGCGTTPPADITLASPGAHSQATQEKLGDLSIERIKWAASKPGCEGDCPRIEIDSVAFPGIPKLTALVDHVLAYMTGTDANRRGPYDTLSEYTQYFWSTARPRDATYFKASVKDTVGDIVSIELHTEQFLTGAAHGIPATQYLNWERSRGRVMSLDEALIPGRRAEYVAALQRAHAKWLAANPDAKRDPAAYNKMWPFQESDNFALTRDGIVVKYDAYSIAPYSHGEPELAISYQDLRGILKPELVPAS
- a CDS encoding DMT family transporter, giving the protein MIPSTERAGLAQMAAAMTLSGTLGVFVLESGQSAWNVVFFRCVFGALSLLLYCWARGLLKPGLFTPKTLALALVAGAALVLNWVLLFSAYRLASISLATAVYNVQPFFLIGLGVLFLGERPSRGKVAWSLVAFAGLLLVLRLGSPGAAGGGAYLSGLMLGLGAAALYAVTAIIVKRLKGIAPQVLALVQVTLGAVMLLPMADFNALPAQPAQWGCLVALGLIHTCLMYILMYSAIQKLPTTSTAALSFIYPAVAILLDFMVYGHRMDALQVAGVALIFLAAAAVSLNWNWRLPRSPRPGAV
- a CDS encoding Lrp/AsnC family transcriptional regulator gives rise to the protein MNNDLKNESPVLDGIDRRLVEMLSANARTTTADLARQVGMSAPSVSDRMRRLEESGVIRAYTLDVDPVALGYALEAIVRIRPLPGQLRHVEGLIQEIPEFVECDKVTGDDCFIARMVLRSISHLDGILERVTEYAETNTAIVKAHTVRRRLPPLR
- a CDS encoding CoA transferase; the encoded protein is MGNLMDLRPSFLKGRTPAGTTSRDVLQKLWRSVDLPDESLEHVVLTGADPVLPSSFAVGTAAQASMAAAALAAAEVRHLRGGARQQVSVDMLHAAQECRSHFTINGVTPDIWDPITGVYRCGDGGWVRIHANFAHHRDGALALLGCPTGDGATREAVERALSRWKALDFEQVAADAGMVVSAMRSFEEWDRHPQGQAVAAQPLLTIERIGEADPRPLPKYAHDARPLTDIRVLDLTRIIAGPVCGRALAAYGADVMLVNSPQLPNIDNIIDTSRGKLSVLADLDTADGRIALGNLLRSAHVFVQGYRPGGMSALGFGPQDAARIRPGIVYVSLTAYGTTGPWANRRGFDSLVQTATGFNHAEAQAAGQEAPKPMPMQILDHASGYLMAFGAQVALARQATEGGSWHVRVSLAQTAHWLRGMGRVEGGLGCAMPGFDGLMETVPSGFGELVAMRHAARFSETPAQWTRPSSPPGTHPTVWPFN